Within the Deltaproteobacteria bacterium CG11_big_fil_rev_8_21_14_0_20_49_13 genome, the region AGACCAAGATAAAAGATATTATCGCCGAACAGCTTGGAATAAATGAGGACGATATCGCCCCCGAATCTTCGCTGTCCGTCGACCTGGGAGCCGACTCCCTTGACATAATAGAGCTTGTCATGGCCTTGGAAGAAGAGTTCGAAATGGAGATCGCCGATGAAGAGGCCGAACAGCTCGACACCGTTAACGACTTTATCGAATTTGTTTCACGACGCAGTTGCTAAATTCCATGAAGGTTGCAATCGCTTCCGACCATGCAGGTTTCAAGATGAAAGAGGCTTTGAAGCCTCTTTTGAAGTCTTTGAATATCGAGTTGAAAGATCTGGGCACCACTTCAGAAGATCCCGTTGATTATCCCGATTACGGCAAAAAAGTAGGCGCGGCCATAGCCACAAAAAGGGCCGAGCGCGGAATACTTATCTGCGGAAGCGGAATAGGTATGTGCATCTCGGCCAACCGTTACAAGGGCGTTCGTGCCGTCACCGTAAGCGACGAGTTCGATGCTGAAATGAGCCGCAAACACAACAATTCGAACGTTGCCTGCATTGGCGCCAGAAAGACCTCCCTTAAAGATGCGGAAAAGCTCCTTAAGATCTGGTTCGAAACGCCTTTCGAAGGCGGCAGGCACGAAGGAAGAGTAAACAAGATCGACCAAAGTTAATGTCATCGCCGGCCCTTGGGACGAAGCAATCCAGTTCGTGAAATTGCTTCGTCGCATGAAGGCTCCTCGCAATGGCCAACTATAATGAATAAAAAACCATTATCACAGTTCGACCCCGATATCGCAAAGGCCATCAAAAATGAGACAGACCGGGAAGAGTACGGGCTAGAGCTTATCGCCTCCGAAAATTATGTTAGCAAGGCGGTGTTAGAGGCGCTTGGTTCCGTCATGACCAACAAATACGCCGAAGGATATCCTCATAAACGTTATTACGGCGGTTGCGAATTCGTAGACGTGGCCGAAGAACTTGCCGTGGAACGCGTGAAAAAGCTCTTCGGAGCGGAGCACGCTAACGTTCAGCCCCACTCCGGGGCACAGGCCAACATGGCGGTCTATTTAAGCGTCTTAAAACCGGGTGACACGATGATGGGAATGAGCCTTTCGCATGGCGGCCATCTAACGCACGGCTCCCCCGCCAACTTCACCGGCAAGACATATAAGATCGTGGCCTACGGTGTAAATCCCGAGACCGAAAGGATCGATTTCAATATTGTCCGTAAAATGGCCAAAGAGCACAAACCAAAGCTTATCGTCTGCGGCGCCTCCGCCTACGCGCGCGACATCGACTTTAAGTCGTTCCGCGACATAGCGGATGAAGTGGGCGCCCTTTTAATGGCCGATATCGCCCATCCAGCAGGTCTCGTTGCAACCAATCTCCATTCGGACCCTGTTCCCCACTGTCATTTTGTGACAAGCACCACTCATAAGACTCTGCGCGGTCCCAGAGGCGGCCTTGTCATGTGCAAGAACGAATTTGCGAAGCAGCTGAACTCCGCCGTTTTCCCCGGGATGCAGGGTGGCCCTCTGATGCACGTCATTGCCGCAAAGGCGGTTACTTTCCTTGAGGACCTCCAACCCGGTTACAAGACATACTGCGAACAGATAATGAAAAACGCAAAGGCGATGTCTTCCGCACTGGCGGAGAAGGGTTTCAGGATAGTTTCCGGAGGCACCGACAATCACTTGTTCCTCGTTGATCTTACAGACAAGGGCTACTCCGGAAAAGATGCCGAAGAGGCGCTCGGGAAGGCCGGGATCACGGTCAACAAAAACACGATTCCCAGAGAGACACGGTCCCCTTTCATTACAAGCGGCATGAGAATTGGCACCCCTGCAATAACGACCCGCGGAATGAAAGAAACAGAGATGAAGGTGATCGCCGGATGGATGGCCGATGTCCTTTCCGACCTCACGAACACATCGAGGCACGAAGAGATCAAAAGGGAAGTCAAGAAACTTTGCGAAAAGTTCCCGGTATATGTATAATCCGCCAGCAAAGTCACAGGCCAACAAAGCCGGCAAAGAAAAGAATAGCCTTGCTTGTCTTGCTGGCTTGAAACCTTGCTGGCCCTTCTTATGAAATGTCCGCACTGCGGAAATCTAGAAAGTAAGGTCGTTGATTCACGGCTCTCCGCCGAAGGTGATATCACAAGGCGCAGGCGCGAATGCGAGCGCTGTAACAAACGTTTCACGTCATACGAACGCGTCGAGGCGGAGCTTCCCATGATAGTCAAAAAGGACGGACGAAGGGAACCGTTCGACCGGCTCAAGATACTTCACGGCATGCAGAAGGCCTGTGAAAAGCGCCCCATCGGCATGGACACCATCGAGGGGGTCGTTAATCAAATAGAGATCTGGGCACAGGAGCTGGGCCGGACGGAGGTCTTAAGTCATCTTGTCGGCGAGAAGGTCATGGAGGCCCTCCACGGCCTGGACGAGATCGCCTACGTCAGATATGCGTCTGTATACCGCTCGTTCAAGGATATAAACGAGTTCATGGATGAACTGAAGGATGTATTGAATAAAAAGCAAAGTTAGATTCTTAGGCTAAAAACATCCTGGAGTCACTATGCCCAAAAGTAGAGATATACTAAAAACAGAAGCCTTCATGCAGCGCGCACTACACCTGGCCTTTAGGGGTTACGGCCTCACCTCGCCTAATCCTATGGTCGGGGCCGTTATCGTAAAAAATGGCAAGGTGATCGCCGAAGGGTTCCATAAAGGGTCCGGCCTTCCGCATGCCGAGATAAATGCGCTTCGCCGCGTCGGTAAAAAAGCAAAAGGTGCGACACTTTATATAAATCTTGAACCGTGCTCCCATTTTGGCAGGACGCCTCCATGCGCGGACGCTATTATAAAGGCCGGTATCAAACAAGTTATATACGGGATGAAAGACCCTAACCCTTTGGTCTCGGGCCAAGGTCTTAAAAAACTAAAGAAGGCCGGGATAAAGGTAGAGGGACCCATTCTAGAAGGTGCTTGTCTTAGACTTAATCTCCCGTTCATTAAACATATAAGAACGGGTCTTCCTTTTGTCACGGCAAAGATAGCCTTAACGCTTGACGGAAAGATAGCGGACTATAAAGGCGATTCAAAATGGATAACGAACGAGTCCTCAAGGACATATACCCATGTATTGCGGGCGGGGGTTGACGTGGTAATGGTCGGCTATAACACAGCAAAGAAGGATAAACCTAAACTTAACGTAAGGCTTCCTGGATATAAAGGAAGACAACCCGTGCCGATAGTGGTTTCATTGCGAGCCCAGAAAGGGCGTGGCAATCTCCACCGCAAGGTTGATCTTAAAAAACTTCTAAAAGAGCTGGGCGCCGCCGGATTTCAATCGATACTTGTTGAAGGTGGAGGCGAACTACAGTCCGAGATGATAAGAAAGAGACTTGTCAACCGTTTCGTTGTCTTCGTTTCAACCAAGTTACTTGGCGGCAAGGGCCTGCCGTGGACACGCGACATTGGGCCTGTTTCCATTAAGAGCCCGGTAAAGATAATCCCCGAACAGGTCTTCATGCTCGGGGATGATATCGTTATAGAAGGTCTCCCTTCTTATTAGGACTTTGCAAAGTTCTCCAGCGCTTTAATAAGCACCTTATAGAAACTTTCGACCGATTCAATCTCCACCTTCTCGTCCACCGAATGCGCCCCTTTGATCTCGGGACCGAAAGAGACCATATCCATATCGGGGAACTTCTCTCCTATCATACCGCACTCAAGCCCTGCATGGACCGCGGCGCAAGTCGCCTCTTTTCCCGCGATCTCCTTATAACTCTGTTTCATTACCGCAAGTATCTTTGAACTGAGGTCGGGTTGCCATCCGGGGTATCCGCCCGGTTCTTCGAATGTCGCTCCTAAAAGTTCGGCGGCAGCAACTAGCCTGCTCTTTAGAGCTTCCAGCTCTGTTGCGCTTGAGCTCCTTGAGAGATACTGGACGCTGATGTTCTCGCCTTCATTCTTTACAACGGCCAGATTGGTGGATGTCTGAACAAGTCCGGGAATATCGTAGCTCATCGTTATGACGCCGCTGGGTGCCAAGTGAAGATACGCAAAGAATTTTGATGAATGACTACCGCTCATCGCTTCCCCTACCTTGGCCTCTTCTACGGAGAGCTTAAAGTCGGGGTCTATCGTCTTGAGCTCGGCAGATATCTTGACCGCCTCTTCTTCAATGAGAGTTATCGCCTTGGCGCGTTCATCTTTTTTTACAGCAATGACAGCCTCTGCATAAAGTTGTGAGCGTATCCCCTGACAAATTCTGCGGTTATACCATAAGCCTTGCCACAGACGACCCGGATGTTATCTCCGATCTTGCCAACACCTCACCCAAGAAACTGCTGGCAAGGGGTGAAGGGCTGAAGGCTATTCTATCCCGATCGACGCATATAAGGATAACATCGGGCAGAGGCACCGACATCTCGTTCGACTGGGACCCGTCGCGAAGAAAATATCTTATCTCCGCAGGATACCCGCACACGCACGATGACAGGTGGAATAACTTAGGAGGAGAGGTCTACACTGCTCCTCTTCACAAGACCCTCAACGGCAAACTCGTAATAGATGGCGCCATAGGCAGCATGGGGCTTATCAAGGGGACGATCGTCGTAGGCATAAAAGAGGGTGCCGGAACTCTTAATAGAAGCGAATCAACGGCCCCTCAGGAACAACTGGATGAATTCGACGGTGAGATCAACATTTATCCGTGCGCAAAGATAGTCGGCGAATTCGGCATTGGAACGACCCCGGGGCTTAAACTTCGAGGCGAACTTTTGAACGATGAAAAAGTGGAAGGAACGATACACATCGCATTCGGAGATTCCTACGCCGCGGACGGTTCCGGCGGCGAGAACGACTGCGACGCCCACAACGACTGCATGATACTCGCCCCCACCGTGGAGATGACGATAGATGGGGAAAAGTGTCTGCTCATGGAGAACGGTATTTTTAAGGTCTAGTGCCTAGATCGTATACCAACTGCCGTCCCAGATTTGTCTTTCCCTACCGTCGGCGTAATGGATCTTTATGTCGCTCACCGTTATCGGGTTCCCTTTTGCGTATATGAAGTCCTCTTGGCCATCTCCCGGCGTTTCGTCCAATTTTCCGTCTCTTTGATATCACCGTGCGGGATATCCACGAAGAACGTCACCACATCGCTTTTTGAAGGGGCAAATACGTCCCCTATTATCTTTTCCAGATTGAATTTTACCATAGAATCAAACCTCGCTGTTTTCCCCAAACCACTCGAGCTCGCACTGGCAAAGCCAGACGCCCGCTCGCTAAGTATCATACCTCTTCTGTCACAACTGCTGGAGAAGTCTCTATTTCTTCGGCCTCAGGCTGGGCGTTCAGGGACCTGTTCACCTTGTTCATCACCATATACATTAAGGCAACCGCGATAAGAGATGTCACCGTAAGTATACCGAAGAACTTGCTGTGAGGGATCCTTTCCCAGTAACTTCCCACAAAACCGGAAAGATAGTTGCCGATAGATGTCGACAAGAACCATCCGCCCATCATAAGTCCGCGCATCCTTGGCGGAGCAAGTTTATTCGCAAGCGAAAGACCCATCGGGCTCAAACAGAGCTCGCCGAGAGTTACAACGGCATATGCAGTTACGAGCCAGAGGACCGAGACCCTTCCGGTATCGCCACCCACAAATCCTGCTATCATCATCACTGAAAAAGCTATTGCCGTAAGCAACATTCCCAACGCTATCTTGCCCGGTGTCGTTGGTTCCTTGCCTCTAAGCCTTAATTTACCCCAGAACCAGACCAAAATAGGCGTAAAGAAGACCACAAAGAAAGGATTGACGGACTGGAAGAGCTCGGGGCTTAGAGATGTGTTGGTGCAGTCGCGGGCCCAGAATGTTAAAGTAAGTCCGTTCTGATGGAAGGCCATCCAGAACAGAATAACGATCGCGTAAATAATGACGAGGCTTACTATCCTGCCCTTTTCCTGCTTTGGAGAAAGCTTAAGAACGTCCGCAGTTTTATTGGCCTTTGTGTTCACAACGACAAGAACATATTTTTTGAAGGCTAGGAATATGAACAAGGAAATCATCATCCCCGCTCCGGCCGCTCCGAACGCATAACCCCAGCCAAAATTGTTCCTTAAATAGGCGGCGGCGATCGGTGAAAAGAATGCGCCTATGTTGATGCCCATGTAGAAGATATTATAACCCGCATCCTTGTTCGGATTGTTATCGCCGTAAAG harbors:
- the rpiB gene encoding ribose 5-phosphate isomerase B; amino-acid sequence: MKVAIASDHAGFKMKEALKPLLKSLNIELKDLGTTSEDPVDYPDYGKKVGAAIATKRAERGILICGSGIGMCISANRYKGVRAVTVSDEFDAEMSRKHNNSNVACIGARKTSLKDAEKLLKIWFETPFEGGRHEGRVNKIDQS
- the ribD gene encoding riboflavin biosynthesis protein RibD, with the protein product MPKSRDILKTEAFMQRALHLAFRGYGLTSPNPMVGAVIVKNGKVIAEGFHKGSGLPHAEINALRRVGKKAKGATLYINLEPCSHFGRTPPCADAIIKAGIKQVIYGMKDPNPLVSGQGLKKLKKAGIKVEGPILEGACLRLNLPFIKHIRTGLPFVTAKIALTLDGKIADYKGDSKWITNESSRTYTHVLRAGVDVVMVGYNTAKKDKPKLNVRLPGYKGRQPVPIVVSLRAQKGRGNLHRKVDLKKLLKELGAAGFQSILVEGGGELQSEMIRKRLVNRFVVFVSTKLLGGKGLPWTRDIGPVSIKSPVKIIPEQVFMLGDDIVIEGLPSY
- a CDS encoding MFS transporter, with the protein product MWKNHPKGLLVLFFTEMWERFGYYTMLAILALYMDEHFALPKNISANIYGAFVAFVYFTPLFGGGMADKWLGYGKSIIIGSVLMAVGYVGLAIDNFPMFCVALGVVSLGNGFFKPNISTMLGNLYGDNNPNKDAGYNIFYMGINIGAFFSPIAAAYLRNNFGWGYAFGAAGAGMMISLFIFLAFKKYVLVVVNTKANKTADVLKLSPKQEKGRIVSLVIIYAIVILFWMAFHQNGLTLTFWARDCTNTSLSPELFQSVNPFFVVFFTPILVWFWGKLRLRGKEPTTPGKIALGMLLTAIAFSVMMIAGFVGGDTGRVSVLWLVTAYAVVTLGELCLSPMGLSLANKLAPPRMRGLMMGGWFLSTSIGNYLSGFVGSYWERIPHSKFFGILTVTSLIAVALMYMVMNKVNRSLNAQPEAEEIETSPAVVTEEV
- the acpP gene encoding acyl carrier protein, with product MSVETKIKDIIAEQLGINEDDIAPESSLSVDLGADSLDIIELVMALEEEFEMEIADEEAEQLDTVNDFIEFVSRRSC
- a CDS encoding NrdR family transcriptional regulator, with the protein product MKCPHCGNLESKVVDSRLSAEGDITRRRRECERCNKRFTSYERVEAELPMIVKKDGRREPFDRLKILHGMQKACEKRPIGMDTIEGVVNQIEIWAQELGRTEVLSHLVGEKVMEALHGLDEIAYVRYASVYRSFKDINEFMDELKDVLNKKQS
- the glyA gene encoding serine hydroxymethyltransferase (catalyzes the reaction of glycine with 5,10-methylenetetrahydrofolate to form L-serine and tetrahydrofolate) — encoded protein: MNKKPLSQFDPDIAKAIKNETDREEYGLELIASENYVSKAVLEALGSVMTNKYAEGYPHKRYYGGCEFVDVAEELAVERVKKLFGAEHANVQPHSGAQANMAVYLSVLKPGDTMMGMSLSHGGHLTHGSPANFTGKTYKIVAYGVNPETERIDFNIVRKMAKEHKPKLIVCGASAYARDIDFKSFRDIADEVGALLMADIAHPAGLVATNLHSDPVPHCHFVTSTTHKTLRGPRGGLVMCKNEFAKQLNSAVFPGMQGGPLMHVIAAKAVTFLEDLQPGYKTYCEQIMKNAKAMSSALAEKGFRIVSGGTDNHLFLVDLTDKGYSGKDAEEALGKAGITVNKNTIPRETRSPFITSGMRIGTPAITTRGMKETEMKVIAGWMADVLSDLTNTSRHEEIKREVKKLCEKFPVYV